A window of the Candidatus Saccharibacteria bacterium oral taxon 488 genome harbors these coding sequences:
- the pyk gene encoding pyruvate kinase: protein MSNTIFKRTKILATIGPATMSQDKISQLMQAGVNGFRLNFSHGSYDERREQIDWIRTASHEQGKPVAILQDLQGPKIRLGVLKDNMLTVRAGDVLTLDSSITEHDGSFNLPVQYNLAEKMKVGEPLYMFDGKIKSIVREIAGPTAIKVEVQNDGFLMSRKGLNLPDTDFGGDILTPKDIADIEWAANQDFDYVALSFVQTEDDIIDLRSRLTALGSDAYIIAKIETKSAISDEHLEEIVKASDGIMVARGDLAVEAGAEIVPVIQRRIIALCRKYSKLSIVATQMMGSMVDNPEPSRAEVSDVANAVIQGADTVMLSDETANGKYPIETVQAMRRTIMYTQEHSDVMAVESSEKRRKHDALLSYTAARLATELKARAIVAETSTGATAVNVGAFRPNMPIISVTDSQKTAQKLALSYATRSYVRPSGLGSANKLAEELKAEGYFGEDPVTLVLVSGHQPGRPGKTDNIQIRTME from the coding sequence ATGAGTAACACAATTTTTAAACGTACCAAGATCCTAGCAACCATCGGTCCGGCAACGATGAGTCAGGATAAAATTAGTCAACTTATGCAGGCCGGTGTCAATGGCTTTCGTCTAAATTTTAGCCACGGTAGTTATGATGAGCGGCGTGAGCAAATCGACTGGATTCGCACGGCCAGTCATGAGCAGGGTAAACCAGTTGCCATTCTCCAAGACCTTCAAGGTCCAAAAATCCGTCTCGGCGTTCTCAAAGACAACATGCTGACGGTGCGGGCTGGTGATGTGCTGACGCTTGATTCGTCGATTACAGAACACGATGGAAGTTTCAATCTGCCTGTCCAGTATAACCTCGCTGAAAAAATGAAAGTCGGCGAGCCGCTGTATATGTTTGATGGCAAGATCAAGTCGATCGTTCGTGAAATCGCTGGCCCAACGGCCATCAAGGTGGAGGTGCAGAATGACGGATTTTTGATGAGCCGTAAGGGGTTGAATCTACCAGATACCGATTTTGGTGGTGATATCTTGACGCCAAAAGATATCGCCGATATTGAGTGGGCAGCCAATCAAGATTTTGATTATGTAGCGCTTAGTTTTGTACAGACGGAGGACGACATTATCGATCTGCGCTCGCGACTGACGGCGCTGGGTTCGGACGCGTATATTATTGCCAAGATCGAGACTAAGTCGGCGATCTCTGATGAACATCTGGAGGAGATCGTCAAGGCGAGTGACGGCATTATGGTGGCGCGCGGCGACTTGGCGGTTGAAGCCGGGGCGGAGATCGTGCCAGTTATCCAACGGCGTATTATCGCTCTTTGCCGTAAATATTCTAAGCTCAGCATCGTCGCGACACAGATGATGGGCAGTATGGTTGACAACCCTGAGCCGTCTCGCGCCGAGGTGAGCGACGTTGCCAATGCAGTCATCCAGGGTGCTGACACGGTGATGTTGTCGGATGAAACGGCCAACGGTAAATATCCGATCGAGACAGTGCAGGCAATGCGCCGGACGATTATGTATACCCAGGAGCACAGTGATGTCATGGCGGTTGAGTCGAGTGAGAAGCGCCGTAAACATGATGCGCTGCTAAGCTACACGGCGGCGCGGTTAGCCACAGAACTCAAGGCGCGGGCGATTGTCGCCGAAACTAGTACGGGTGCGACCGCGGTGAATGTCGGTGCCTTTCGACCGAATATGCCGATTATTAGCGTTACTGATAGCCAAAAAACGGCCCAGAAATTAGCGTTAAGTTACGCCACGCGCTCATACGTTCGCCCAAGCGGTCTGGGTTCGGCGAATAAGTTAGCAGAAGAATTGAAGGCCGAAGGTTACTTTGGCGAGGATCCAGTGACGTTGGTGCTGGTCAGTGGTCATCAACCAGGCCGGCCGGGTAAGACCGATAATATCCAGATCCGGACAATGGAGTAG
- the rnc gene encoding ribonuclease III: MSGMNTAPYQEFAREKLGFEFTNLDLLITALTHRSYVNEHRKSVHEHNERLEFLGDAVLELAVTEYLFTHFSEPEGILTAWRAALVRTESIGDAGDTLGYGPLIRMSKGEKNGSDRAHLQILANAFEAVIGAIYLERGFDDARDFIHKHIIIKLDGILESGSWRDPKSYLQEISQRVDNQTPVYKVLGEEGPDHDKVFTLGVFVGETLMGRGVGPSKQVAQQQAARQAIARYRAANSE; the protein is encoded by the coding sequence ATGAGCGGGATGAATACGGCGCCATATCAGGAATTTGCGCGCGAAAAATTAGGTTTTGAGTTTACAAATTTGGATTTGCTGATTACGGCTTTGACGCATCGTAGCTATGTTAATGAACACAGAAAATCAGTCCACGAGCATAACGAGCGGTTGGAATTCCTCGGTGATGCGGTGTTGGAGCTAGCGGTGACGGAGTATTTATTTACGCATTTTTCTGAACCGGAAGGGATTTTGACAGCCTGGCGGGCGGCGCTGGTACGGACGGAAAGTATCGGCGATGCGGGCGATACCTTGGGCTACGGGCCGCTGATTCGCATGTCAAAGGGCGAGAAAAATGGATCGGATCGGGCGCACTTGCAGATTTTAGCCAATGCCTTTGAGGCGGTGATCGGCGCGATTTATCTGGAGCGCGGCTTTGACGATGCGCGCGATTTTATTCATAAGCATATTATTATCAAGCTGGACGGAATATTGGAGTCGGGCAGTTGGCGCGATCCGAAGTCGTATTTGCAGGAAATTTCTCAGCGCGTTGACAATCAGACGCCAGTATATAAAGTTTTGGGCGAGGAAGGTCCAGATCATGATAAGGTTTTCACGCTTGGGGTGTTCGTCGGTGAAACGCTGATGGGACGCGGCGTGGGTCCGTCCAAGCAGGTGGCTCAACAGCAAGCCGCCCGCCAAGCAATCGCTCGATATCGGGCAGCTAATTCTGAATAG
- a CDS encoding NUDIX domain-containing protein produces MPMKTSSFDHIKKYFGGRKKPSIQEIVREPTAGGVVFRRNKKGDVEFLLYQDARDRWTIPKGHVEPGETAQAAAKREVGEEAGLKNIEVCGWLGKINFRYRRLDKLVLISQQVYLMKALDPDEKLQKEDWMNGLAWFTFHEALDEIEYEDIGKLILLAMKRIRQENL; encoded by the coding sequence ATGCCGATGAAGACAAGCAGCTTTGATCATATTAAGAAATATTTTGGCGGTCGCAAAAAACCGTCGATCCAAGAAATAGTTCGCGAGCCAACCGCCGGCGGCGTAGTGTTTCGACGCAATAAAAAGGGTGATGTTGAGTTTCTGCTCTACCAAGATGCGCGGGATCGCTGGACAATTCCCAAAGGTCACGTTGAACCGGGCGAGACAGCGCAGGCCGCCGCCAAGCGTGAGGTCGGCGAGGAGGCTGGCCTTAAGAATATCGAGGTGTGCGGCTGGCTGGGCAAAATTAATTTTCGCTACCGCCGACTCGATAAGTTAGTGCTGATTTCGCAGCAAGTGTACCTGATGAAGGCGCTTGATCCGGACGAAAAACTGCAAAAAGAAGACTGGATGAATGGTCTGGCGTGGTTTACGTTTCATGAGGCGCTGGATGAAATTGAGTATGAGGATATTGGCAAGTTGATTCTGCTCGCCATGAAACGAATCAGGCAGGAGAATCTATAA
- the nusB gene encoding transcription antitermination factor NusB produces the protein MASNRHLGRIVALQTLYEIEFRQEVGDSEVDVADILTRNLEKYKSSVDDVEFVRSLIDGVTTHKAELDDKLRPLAPEWPIEQISRIDRTVLRLGLYELLFSRAAVPPKVAINEAVELAKTFGSDNSGKFVNGVLGTAYRSLQEDADEDKQL, from the coding sequence ATGGCTTCAAACCGTCATTTGGGACGAATCGTCGCGTTGCAGACGTTATACGAGATTGAGTTTCGCCAGGAAGTTGGCGACAGCGAGGTTGATGTCGCCGATATCTTGACGCGCAATCTTGAGAAATACAAATCGTCAGTCGATGATGTTGAGTTTGTACGAAGTCTGATCGATGGCGTCACCACGCATAAAGCAGAGCTTGATGATAAACTTCGTCCGCTGGCGCCAGAATGGCCAATTGAGCAGATATCGCGAATTGACCGGACGGTACTACGGCTCGGGCTGTATGAATTATTGTTTTCTCGGGCGGCGGTGCCACCAAAGGTGGCTATCAACGAAGCAGTGGAACTTGCAAAAACGTTTGGTTCGGATAACTCAGGGAAATTTGTGAACGGTGTGCTCGGCACGGCGTATCGCTCCCTTCAAGAGGATGCCGATGAAGACAAGCAGCTTTGA